Genomic window (Achromobacter sp. B7):
CGTCCGACGCCTGCGCGCCCGTCACCTTGAGCTGCTGCAAATTCTGGGCGAGGTGTCGACGGTGCACGCGGCGGCCAAGCGCATGAACCTGTCGCAACCCGCCACCACGCGCATGTTGCGCGAGGTGGAAGCCATGTTCGGCGGCCCCTTGTTCGACCGCAACGCGCGGGGCATCGCGCCTAACCGCTCGGGCACGGCGCTGATTGCGCGGGCGGCAATCCTGATGCGGGAATTGGGCACCATCGAAAACGAAATCGACCTGGTGCGCCAGGGGCAGCAGGGCCTGCTGCGTATCGGCGCGCTGTCCGGCAACCTGAACGCGACGGTGGCGGTGGCGCAGTTGCTCAAGAAGGCGCCCACGGTGCAGGTGTCCATCCGGGAAGGTCAGATCAACCTGCTGATCGCCTCGTTGTTGGGCGGTGAGCTGGACTGTGTAGTCGGCCCCATCACCGACGAGGAACTGCGCAATGTGCGCATCGACGAGCTGCGCCTGGAGCGCCTGGTCGAAGATTCGATGGCGGTCGTCGCGTCGCCCAACAGTGCATGGAGCCGCCGACGCCGCATCAAATGGGAAGACCTGAGCGAGGCGCGCTGGATACTGCCGCCAACCGAGTCGGTCTTGAGACGTGCATTCATGCGCGTCTATCTGGAATTGGGAATGCGCCCGCCCCAGCACACGGTCGAGGCGCTATCGCCCTTGACCACTCGGTCTCTGATCACGCTGGGCACGGTGGACCTGGGCTTGCTGCGCATGGCGCACGCGAAAGAAGAAGCCCGCCTGGGCGGGCTGAAAATCCTGTCGATGGTATCCACGCCCAAGCTGCCGGCGCTGGCGCTGCTTGCGCGCCGGGCGCCGAGCCTGCGCTCGGCCCCGTTGGACCTGTTCATCGAACTGCTGCGGGAATCGTCCGGCACCATCCATGACGCCCGGGCGTAACCCCGCGTCCTACACGCGCGCGGTTGTGGAGTCGTGCAAAGTCGTTTCGGACACGCGCGACTGCGCTTGCCCTTCCTCTCGCGCCTCAAGCTCGTTGCCCAGCACCTCCGCCGAATCGTCCTGACCGGTTTCCGGCTTGAAGCGGCGGCGGGTGTGCCCAGCCGCGCGCGCGTCCTGGCCGTCGTCCGGCCGCTCGGCTTGCAACGTGACGTTGGCCGCCGGCGCATAGCCGCGCTTGTCCTGCCCGAAGTACACCACCGTGTGCGGGTACGGCAGCTCGATACCGGCCGCATCGAAGTGCTTCTTCAACAGGCGGTTGTAGCCGCGCTGCACGGCCCACTGCATGCCCGGCGTGGTCTTGATCAGGATGCGGATGGTGACGCCCTTGTCGTTGACGGCGGTAACGCCCGCCACCGTCATTTCCTCCAGGATCTCGGGGCCCAGCACCGAGTCGGTCATCAATTCGGCAAACGCGGCGCGCAAATGTTCGATGGCGTCGTCCACGCTTTCGCGGTGCGCGATGGTGTATTCACCTAAGTGATACGAGAAGTCACGCATGTGATTGGCGACCACATCCACCGACGAGAACGGCACCAGGTGATAGCCGCCGTCCAGCGTGCGTATGCCGACCGAACGGATCGTCATCTTCTCCACGGTGCCGAAGACGCCGGCAACCTGCACCACGTCGTTTTCGTTCATGCCGTTTTCAAGCTGGATGAACACGCCCGTGATGATGTCCTGCACCAGCTTCTGCGCGCCAAAACCGATGGCCAGGCCCACCACGCCGGCGCCCGCGATCAGCGGCCCGACATCGATGCCGATCTGCGACAACAGCACCATCAGCGTCATGGTCACGATGACGATCAACGCGGCATTGCGGAACAGCGACAGCAACGTGCGTTCGCGCGCGCTGGGCATGCCGCGTCCTTCGCTTTGACTCAGGCGGTGTTCGATGATGCTGGCGATAACCGTCCAGGCCAGCGCCGCGATCAGCAGCACGATGACCACGTTGACCACTATCTTGATGGCCGCCCCACCGGCGTCGGACGACAGCCAGCGCGACAGGTCGAAAGCGTGCCAGGCGTCCAGCACCAGCAACACGATGACGATGCGAATGATCCAGCCCACGCTTTTCAGCATGGCCGGCACGTAGGCGTTCACGCGCGCTTCCAGCATGGGCAGGCGCCGACGCAGGTCGTCGGACAGGCGGATGGGCTTGGCCAGTATCGTGTTCAGAAACAGGATCAGCAGGCTGCCCACGCCGATGACCAGCAGGGTCTGCGCGGTGGCGCGCGCCATGAAGGGCAGCGCGTTGGTCGGGTCGATCTGGCTGACGATGAGCAGCACGGTGAAGTAGCCGATGCCCAGCACGTGCCAGATGCGCGACAGGAAGTGCAGCCGCGACCCCATGAACGTGGCCGCGTTGGCGGCATGGCGGTTCATGCGATCACGCACCGAATGGCGGTTCTGCCAGATGATGCGCACGGCGTACACGTACACCACCAGCATGATGACCATGCTGGCCAGGCGACCCAGGGCGGGCGACAGCGCGGCCGAGATCACCGGGTCAACCAGCAGCGTGCCATAGCCCGCCGCCGCGACCACGCGCACCAGCCACGCGTTCCAGTACCGGGCCAGCTCGTCGGACATCGGCAGCAGGCGCAGGTGCGGATGGCGCACCGCGAATACCGTGCGGATCAGCACCTTGACGATTTCCACCGCCACGAAGGCACGCAGGAATACGGCCGCCAGGGTGTCCAGCGTGCCGCGCTCGGGCGTGCCCCACAGGGCCGCCGCCCCACCCGCCATCGCGGCCAGCAGCACCACGCCGGCATCGATGGCAACCGCGCCCACGATGGCGCCCAAGCGTTGGTACAAGGCCCGCATCGAGGCAGGCGCGCGGCGCGGGGTGCCGGGGTCGTGAACGGTCGCCGCCTCGGAAGGGCTGGCATGTTCAGCCACCCAGCGGTCGATGCGCGTGTAGATGCGCATGGCGATCATCCGCAGCAGCAGATAGGCAATGACGGTTGCCAAGCCGGCCAGCAGCAACGGCAGCAGCGCATTGCCGGCGGTGGCGCCGTCCATCCGCAGGCTGCGCCCCGAGGCCAGCGCGCGCATATCGTCCACGCCCTGCCCCATGTCGGCGGCCACGCCGGTCAGGAACTGCTGCACGCCATCGGCCATGCGTTCCTGTAAACCGGGCTCGGTCGGGGCCTTGGGGGAAGTGGCCGCACCCGGCGCGGGGGACGCGGCGGGCGGCTTGCCCGCCGCTTGCGCTCGTAACGCATCGACCAGCGCCTTGCGTGCCTCGGGATTGTCCAGCAGGTCGGCCAACGCATCGGGCGTCAGCGCGGATGCCGATGCGGCGGGCGGCTGCGACGGGGGGTGCAGCGGCGACGCGGCGCCAGCCTGCCCCGGCCAGGTCAACAACACGCAACTGAGCATCACCACCAGCAGCCACACCGCCTGCCATGGCCTCGCGCGTCGGTGCCGCCAAAGGCGGGCGGACTCTTCGCGGGGCGGATAAAAAAGGGATGCTGTCGTTGCGAATCGAACCACTAATAAAACTCCTCTGCGATCAAGGCCAGGAACGCGGCGCGCGATCGCAGGGACAACGCCGCCAAGGGCTAAATGATAAAGCCCAGCCGCTTCATCAGATATTTAGGCGATTCTTCATACCCTTGGCGGTAGTAGAAGCGGTGCGCATCCACGCGGCGTTCGTGGCAATGCACTTCGATGCGGTCGCAGCCGCGCGCGCGGGCTTCTGCTTCGGCCGCCGCTTCGAGTTGACGGCCGACGCCCGCGCTGCGGGCCCGGTCGTCAACGCAGAAATACGCGATGCGGCAGAAGTCGCCGGGCAGCGCCAGCTGGATCATGAAATGCAGGTTGATAAAGCCCAGCAATTGTCCGGCATCGTCGTGAGCCACCAGCAACAGGGCATCGGGATGCGCCGATAGCAGGGCGATTTTTTCCGCCATGAAGGCGGTGGTGCCGGGATAGCCCAGTTGCGCCAGCAAGGTGGCGATGGCGGGGCCGTCCTGGACGGTGGCGGGGCGTAGGTGCATGTCGGTTTCCGGGCTGCGTGTGCAAGACTGCGCGGAAATTTATGACGGCATCGTGTCAGCCTCATGACAAGCGCGCGGCCCCGCGCCCCCGGGCACCTTCAATCAGGGCGTGACCTGATAGCCGCGCTGCTGCATGCAGCTGGTGTATGCGGACGACGCCGCGCTGCTGGTCTTGGCCTGCTCGCGACGGTCCTGCCGCTGGCGCGACCCACCCACCACGGCGCCGGCCACCGCCGCGTCCTTCGCCTGGTTTTGACGGTATTCCTGCTTGACGTCGTCGTCCATGCGGTCATAGGCCTCTTCGTGCTGCTGACCACGCGCGCCGGCCACTGCCGCGCCCGCGACAGCGCCCGTCGCGGCGCCGCGCGCACGACCGCCGGATTGCGTGGTGTCGGTGGTGCCGGTGCCCCCCGCCTGGGACTGGCAGGCGGCGACGTCTTGTTGTGTGGTTTCAGGAGACTGCCCTTTCATCGGCGTAATGGTCTGTGCGGTAGCGGTCAAGCCGATGGTCGAGAGCAGCAAGGCAACGCAGGGAATGATGGACTTTTTCATAGAAAACTCCACGTGCGGTTAAGAACCCTGGACCTTGCAATGTAGTCCCGCCTGCCGTGCTTCGGCCCGTGTCCGGAATACCCAATATTGGGTATGGCGTTATGGGGACAAAGAGATGGGGCCAACGAGATGGAGACAACGACAACCCGTATCCGGCGCGTGCTGACGTCCTGCCGCTAACACCAATGGCTGATTGATGGCGAGGGGGCCGACTCCTATTCTGCGCTTGCCTGCCAGACGAGCCAGAAGCCAGGGCCAGGCGCCAGGGCCAGCCCGCCCACGCGCTTGCCGCGCAGGCGTCGCGCGTCGATTCACCCAACAAGAGGGCGCGGTCCCTCGCTTTCTGCCCCGGAGGTTTACATGCGCCCATCCCACGTCCGCGCCGACAACAGCGGCCCGCCGCCGCTTGGCCCCGAGCCGGCAAAACGCAGCTTGCCGGTGTCGCTGGAGCAGCAGGCAAAGACCATGCTGTTAAGCGGCCAGAGCTCGGTGGCCGACGTCGCGCGCGCCTGCCGCTTGTCGCGCACGCATTTCACAGCCGTGTTTCGCGATGCCGCCGGCACGACGCCCCACCGTTGGGCGCTGCTGCAACGCATCGCCCAAGCCCGCGAACAGCTGCGGATACCGGACAAGACGCTGGCCGATATCGCACTGGATTGCGGGTTTGCCGACCAGGCGCACTTCACGCGCGTGTTCCACAACGTGGTCGGCCTGACGCCCGGCGCGTGGCGTCGCGCGGCCGACGCCTGACCAATTTCCTGACCAATTTCCTGACCAATTTCCGGACCGATTCCTGACCGAGGCGCGGCGATCACAGGCGTGTTCCCCTCTTCGCCTTCGCGCCTATACGAAGGCGTTATTGTGCCGCCGATAGCGCCCCCATAAGCTTCGTTCCGTCCGCTGCCGGACAGGTTTTCATGCCACGGGATGCGCGCGCATCCCTTTCACAATCCGTCTGCTCGCGCCTTGCAATCACGCATCGACAGACCCTTCGAAAATTCGCCATGACCCAATCCAAACTTGAAGTGCTGACCCCGCAAAACAGCCAACTGATCTTCATTGACCACCAGCCGCAGATGGCCTTTGGCGTGCAATCCATTGACCGTCAGGTTCTGAAGAACAACACCGTCGGTCTGGCCAAGGCCGGCAAGATCTTCAACATCCCGACGACGATCACCACCGTGGAATCCGAGAGCTTCTCGGGCTACACCTACCCCGAATTGCTGGATGTGTTTCCGGACCAGAAGGTGCTGGAACGCACCTCGATGAATTCGTGGGACGACCAGAAGGTGCGCGATGCGCTGGCCGCCAACGGCCGCAAGAAGGTCGTTGTGGCCGGCCTGTGGACCGAAGTCTGCAACACCACGTTCTCGCTGTGCGCCATGCTTGAAGGCCAGTACGAAATCTACATGGTGTCGGACGCCTCGGGCGGCACCAGCAAGGAAGCGCACGACCAGGCCATGCAGCGCATGATCCAGGCGGGCGTCGTGCCGGTGACGTGGCAACAGGTGCTGCTGGAATGGCAGCGCGATTGGGCCCGCCGCGAAACCTATGACGCCGTGATGGCGCTGGTGAAAGAGCATTCGGGCGCCTACGGCATGGGCGTGGACTACGCCTACACGATGGTGCACAAGGCCCCGCAGCGCACGCGTACCGCGCACGAAGCGATTGCCCCCATTGCCGCCCGTTGATCCGACGCTTACAGGACCCGCAACATGAATGTGCAATCGCAAAGTGCTTCCCCGGCCAACCCCGCCGGCCAGACCATCGTGACCGCCGACGGCACCCGCATCTACTACAAGGATTGGGGCGCCGGCCAGCCGGTCG
Coding sequences:
- a CDS encoding LysR family transcriptional regulator — translated: MNPPSALVRRLRARHLELLQILGEVSTVHAAAKRMNLSQPATTRMLREVEAMFGGPLFDRNARGIAPNRSGTALIARAAILMRELGTIENEIDLVRQGQQGLLRIGALSGNLNATVAVAQLLKKAPTVQVSIREGQINLLIASLLGGELDCVVGPITDEELRNVRIDELRLERLVEDSMAVVASPNSAWSRRRRIKWEDLSEARWILPPTESVLRRAFMRVYLELGMRPPQHTVEALSPLTTRSLITLGTVDLGLLRMAHAKEEARLGGLKILSMVSTPKLPALALLARRAPSLRSAPLDLFIELLRESSGTIHDARA
- a CDS encoding mechanosensitive ion channel domain-containing protein, producing the protein MLSCVLLTWPGQAGAASPLHPPSQPPAASASALTPDALADLLDNPEARKALVDALRAQAAGKPPAASPAPGAATSPKAPTEPGLQERMADGVQQFLTGVAADMGQGVDDMRALASGRSLRMDGATAGNALLPLLLAGLATVIAYLLLRMIAMRIYTRIDRWVAEHASPSEAATVHDPGTPRRAPASMRALYQRLGAIVGAVAIDAGVVLLAAMAGGAAALWGTPERGTLDTLAAVFLRAFVAVEIVKVLIRTVFAVRHPHLRLLPMSDELARYWNAWLVRVVAAAGYGTLLVDPVISAALSPALGRLASMVIMLVVYVYAVRIIWQNRHSVRDRMNRHAANAATFMGSRLHFLSRIWHVLGIGYFTVLLIVSQIDPTNALPFMARATAQTLLVIGVGSLLILFLNTILAKPIRLSDDLRRRLPMLEARVNAYVPAMLKSVGWIIRIVIVLLVLDAWHAFDLSRWLSSDAGGAAIKIVVNVVIVLLIAALAWTVIASIIEHRLSQSEGRGMPSARERTLLSLFRNAALIVIVTMTLMVLLSQIGIDVGPLIAGAGVVGLAIGFGAQKLVQDIITGVFIQLENGMNENDVVQVAGVFGTVEKMTIRSVGIRTLDGGYHLVPFSSVDVVANHMRDFSYHLGEYTIAHRESVDDAIEHLRAAFAELMTDSVLGPEILEEMTVAGVTAVNDKGVTIRILIKTTPGMQWAVQRGYNRLLKKHFDAAGIELPYPHTVVYFGQDKRGYAPAANVTLQAERPDDGQDARAAGHTRRRFKPETGQDDSAEVLGNELEAREEGQAQSRVSETTLHDSTTARV
- a CDS encoding GNAT family N-acetyltransferase encodes the protein MHLRPATVQDGPAIATLLAQLGYPGTTAFMAEKIALLSAHPDALLLVAHDDAGQLLGFINLHFMIQLALPGDFCRIAYFCVDDRARSAGVGRQLEAAAEAEARARGCDRIEVHCHERRVDAHRFYYRQGYEESPKYLMKRLGFII
- a CDS encoding YMGG-like glycine zipper-containing protein, with translation MKKSIIPCVALLLSTIGLTATAQTITPMKGQSPETTQQDVAACQSQAGGTGTTDTTQSGGRARGAATGAVAGAAVAGARGQQHEEAYDRMDDDVKQEYRQNQAKDAAVAGAVVGGSRQRQDRREQAKTSSAASSAYTSCMQQRGYQVTP
- a CDS encoding helix-turn-helix transcriptional regulator, yielding MRPSHVRADNSGPPPLGPEPAKRSLPVSLEQQAKTMLLSGQSSVADVARACRLSRTHFTAVFRDAAGTTPHRWALLQRIAQAREQLRIPDKTLADIALDCGFADQAHFTRVFHNVVGLTPGAWRRAADA
- a CDS encoding hydrolase — encoded protein: MTQSKLEVLTPQNSQLIFIDHQPQMAFGVQSIDRQVLKNNTVGLAKAGKIFNIPTTITTVESESFSGYTYPELLDVFPDQKVLERTSMNSWDDQKVRDALAANGRKKVVVAGLWTEVCNTTFSLCAMLEGQYEIYMVSDASGGTSKEAHDQAMQRMIQAGVVPVTWQQVLLEWQRDWARRETYDAVMALVKEHSGAYGMGVDYAYTMVHKAPQRTRTAHEAIAPIAAR